One Streptomyces sp. B21-105 genomic region harbors:
- a CDS encoding glycosyltransferase family 2 protein, whose protein sequence is MSVHSHTAARQDGAATPEFPRHVVTAVIVSHDGARWLPDALAGLLGQERPVQSVMAADTGSSDDSARLVAEALGDDRVLHLARRTGFGQAVEEAHRTAPVLTPEELPYLKRPSGWDPVTRTWRDDAYDLPELPHGEPVQWLWLLHDDSAPEPDALAELLRVVENELELGRDDVAVVGPKLRGWYDRRQLLEVGVTIAHSGRRWTGLDRREQDQGQHDHVRSVLSVSTAGMLIRRDVFEQLGGFDRRLPLMRDDVDLCWRAQAAGHRVLIAPEAVVRHAEAASRERRTVDCAGRTSASPHKVDKAGAAYTLLVNSRTALLPWVLVRLIVGTLLRTVAYLVGKVPGQALDEIRGLLGTLLRPERIIAGRRTRGRPTVDKDELRPLFPPPGATVRATVEQVAGDLFGSSDPEAVSGAGRHGGAVESGPGGDDADFLEIEQFARLKRIARKPGPVLFLVLLLVSLVACRNLLGGGALAGGALLPAPPDAFDLWARYTDAWHAVGAGGTASAPPYLAIIATLATLLLGSTGLALTLLLVCSVPLAGVAAYFASRPLVESRLLRAWAAVVYAFLPAATGALAGGRVGTAVLAVLLPLIARAAVAASGLTGHSGGPGSWRATWAYALLLTITTAFTPIVWPIALILGLSVLAVRRADIAAHGLRFLAQLGTPLLILAPWSLSLLPFGFFTQAGLDDGPSAATALDLLGASPGGPGTVQGLMLIGIVLAALAALLRSERHFGIWAAWAVALVGLVFAVLSNNSTWAGPATLVYGIALLTAAVIGAEGARTRVAEQSFGWRQPVAVLIAFASAAGPLLVAAGWMIGGADGPLERRDPVQVPAFVAEEAGGRDQARTLVLDSDSAGHVGYMLVRGSGARLGDAELAAADGENAQLDKVVANLVAGSGADQSDQLGKFAVGYVLVHKGAPREVARVLDATPGLKRLSQQNGSALWRVDQEVSRAAVVPASGKGTAVPVAAGPVDIHTTLPAGSGSRVLRLADAAADGWTATLDGKPLTPTTVDGWAQGFELPDSGGTLNVTYDDPFTHTAWLWAQGLLCVVLVVLALPGRRRDVDDDLPEEDLVPAQAVEGEGRRARRLRAQAEAEEAGRDGEFPVPEQEEQPPVAVPQQQSYGEWSGQDQPAYASAEYGGHPAGQYPGAQQYPAGGYDQQQPYDPYRTGQYDPYAYDGQTQQAPYDPNQQQQGYDPSAYDPSAYGQGGYDPAYDPAYDPDRHPHGTGNERPDGSQQ, encoded by the coding sequence ATGTCCGTGCACAGCCACACGGCAGCCCGCCAAGACGGCGCTGCCACACCTGAGTTCCCGCGTCATGTAGTGACCGCGGTGATCGTCTCCCACGACGGTGCCCGCTGGCTGCCCGACGCGCTCGCCGGGCTGCTCGGCCAGGAGCGCCCCGTCCAGTCCGTCATGGCCGCCGACACCGGCAGCTCGGACGACTCCGCGCGACTGGTCGCCGAAGCCCTCGGCGACGACCGCGTCCTGCACCTCGCCCGGCGCACCGGGTTCGGCCAGGCCGTCGAGGAGGCCCACCGCACGGCCCCCGTCCTCACCCCCGAGGAACTGCCTTACCTCAAGCGCCCCAGCGGCTGGGACCCCGTCACGCGCACCTGGCGCGACGACGCCTACGACCTGCCGGAACTCCCGCACGGAGAGCCCGTCCAGTGGCTCTGGCTGCTGCACGACGACAGCGCCCCCGAACCCGACGCCCTCGCCGAACTGCTGCGCGTCGTGGAGAACGAACTCGAACTCGGCCGGGACGACGTGGCCGTCGTCGGACCCAAGCTCCGCGGCTGGTACGACCGCCGCCAGCTCCTCGAGGTCGGCGTCACCATCGCCCACTCCGGCCGCCGCTGGACCGGCCTGGACCGCCGCGAACAGGACCAGGGCCAGCACGACCACGTACGGTCCGTGCTGTCCGTGTCCACCGCCGGCATGCTGATCCGCCGCGACGTCTTCGAACAGCTCGGCGGCTTCGACCGCCGCCTCCCCCTCATGCGGGACGACGTCGACCTGTGCTGGCGCGCCCAGGCCGCCGGCCACCGCGTCCTCATCGCCCCCGAGGCCGTCGTACGGCACGCCGAAGCGGCCTCCCGCGAACGCCGCACCGTCGACTGCGCGGGCCGCACCAGCGCCTCCCCGCACAAGGTCGACAAGGCCGGCGCCGCCTACACCCTCCTCGTCAACAGCCGCACCGCCCTGCTGCCCTGGGTCCTGGTGCGCCTGATCGTCGGTACCCTGCTGCGCACCGTCGCCTACCTCGTCGGCAAGGTCCCCGGACAGGCCCTCGACGAGATCCGCGGCCTGCTGGGCACCCTGCTGCGGCCCGAGCGGATCATCGCCGGACGCCGCACGCGCGGCAGACCGACGGTCGACAAGGACGAACTGCGCCCCCTGTTCCCGCCGCCCGGCGCGACCGTGCGGGCCACCGTCGAACAGGTCGCCGGCGACCTGTTCGGCTCCTCCGACCCCGAAGCCGTCTCCGGAGCGGGCCGGCACGGCGGCGCCGTCGAGTCTGGCCCCGGCGGCGACGACGCCGACTTCCTGGAGATCGAGCAGTTCGCCCGCCTCAAGCGCATCGCCCGCAAGCCCGGCCCGGTGCTCTTCCTGGTCCTGCTTCTCGTCTCCCTCGTCGCCTGCCGCAACCTCCTCGGCGGCGGCGCGCTCGCCGGCGGCGCCCTGCTGCCCGCCCCGCCCGACGCCTTTGACCTGTGGGCGCGCTACACCGACGCCTGGCACGCGGTGGGCGCCGGCGGCACCGCGTCCGCCCCGCCCTACCTCGCGATCATCGCGACACTGGCCACCCTGCTCCTCGGCTCGACCGGCCTCGCCCTCACCCTGCTGCTCGTCTGCTCGGTGCCCCTGGCCGGCGTCGCCGCCTACTTCGCCTCCCGGCCGCTCGTCGAATCCCGCCTGCTGCGCGCGTGGGCGGCCGTCGTCTACGCCTTCCTGCCCGCCGCCACCGGCGCCCTCGCCGGCGGCCGCGTCGGCACCGCCGTCCTCGCCGTCCTGCTGCCGCTCATCGCCCGCGCGGCCGTCGCCGCCAGCGGCCTGACAGGACACTCCGGCGGCCCCGGCAGCTGGCGCGCCACCTGGGCGTACGCCCTGCTCCTGACGATCACCACCGCCTTCACCCCGATCGTCTGGCCCATCGCCCTGATCCTCGGCCTCTCCGTCCTCGCCGTGCGCCGCGCCGACATCGCCGCCCACGGCCTGCGCTTCCTGGCCCAGCTCGGCACGCCCCTGCTGATCCTCGCGCCCTGGTCCCTGTCCCTGCTGCCGTTCGGCTTCTTCACCCAGGCCGGCCTCGACGACGGCCCGTCGGCCGCAACCGCGCTCGACCTGCTCGGCGCGAGCCCCGGCGGCCCCGGCACCGTCCAGGGCCTCATGCTGATCGGCATCGTGCTGGCCGCACTGGCCGCCCTGCTCCGTTCCGAACGCCACTTCGGCATCTGGGCGGCCTGGGCGGTCGCCCTCGTGGGCCTCGTCTTCGCCGTCCTGTCCAACAACTCGACCTGGGCCGGCCCCGCCACCCTCGTCTACGGCATCGCCCTCCTCACCGCCGCCGTCATCGGCGCCGAGGGAGCACGCACGCGTGTCGCCGAACAGAGCTTCGGCTGGCGCCAGCCGGTCGCCGTCCTCATCGCCTTCGCCTCCGCCGCGGGTCCGCTGCTCGTCGCCGCCGGCTGGATGATCGGCGGCGCCGACGGCCCCCTGGAGCGCCGCGACCCCGTCCAGGTGCCCGCGTTCGTCGCCGAAGAGGCCGGCGGCCGCGACCAGGCCCGCACCCTCGTCCTCGACAGCGACTCCGCGGGACACGTCGGCTACATGCTGGTCCGCGGCTCCGGCGCGCGCCTCGGCGACGCCGAACTCGCCGCGGCCGACGGCGAGAACGCCCAGCTCGACAAGGTCGTCGCCAACCTCGTCGCCGGCTCCGGCGCCGACCAGAGCGACCAGCTCGGCAAGTTCGCCGTGGGCTACGTCCTCGTCCACAAGGGCGCGCCCCGGGAGGTCGCGCGCGTCCTGGACGCCACGCCCGGCCTGAAGCGGCTCAGCCAGCAGAACGGCAGCGCCCTGTGGCGGGTCGACCAGGAGGTCTCCCGCGCGGCCGTCGTCCCCGCGTCCGGCAAGGGCACTGCGGTCCCGGTCGCCGCGGGCCCCGTCGACATCCACACCACCCTCCCCGCCGGCTCCGGCAGCCGCGTCCTGCGCCTGGCCGACGCGGCCGCCGACGGCTGGACGGCCACCCTCGACGGCAAGCCCCTCACCCCCACCACCGTCGACGGCTGGGCCCAGGGCTTCGAACTGCCCGACTCGGGCGGCACGCTGAACGTCACCTACGACGACCCGTTCACCCACACCGCCTGGCTGTGGGCGCAGGGCCTGCTCTGTGTCGTCCTCGTCGTGCTGGCCCTCCCCGGCCGCCGCCGCGACGTCGACGACGACCTGCCCGAGGAGGACCTCGTCCCCGCCCAGGCCGTCGAGGGCGAGGGCCGCCGCGCCCGCCGCCTGCGCGCCCAGGCCGAAGCCGAAGAGGCCGGCCGGGACGGCGAGTTCCCGGTCCCCGAGCAGGAGGAGCAGCCGCCCGTGGCGGTTCCCCAGCAGCAGTCCTACGGCGAGTGGAGCGGGCAGGACCAGCCGGCCTACGCGAGCGCCGAGTACGGCGGCCACCCGGCCGGCCAGTACCCCGGCGCCCAGCAGTACCCGGCGGGCGGCTACGACCAGCAGCAGCCCTACGACCCCTACCGGACCGGCCAGTACGACCCGTACGCCTACGACGGCCAAACCCAGCAGGCGCCGTACGACCCGAACCAGCAGCAGCAGGGCTACGATCCGTCGGCCTACGACCCCTCGGCCTACGGCCAGGGCGGCTACGACCCCGCCTACGACCCCGCCTACGACCCGGACCGGCACCCCCACGGCACCGGCAACGAGCGCCCCGACGGGAGCCAGCAGTGA
- a CDS encoding WhiB family transcriptional regulator: MTELVQQLLVDVDDADEELGWQERALCAQTDPESFFPEKGGSTREAKKVCLACEVRSECLEYALANDERFGIWGGLSERERRRLKKAAV, encoded by the coding sequence ATGACCGAGCTGGTGCAGCAACTGCTGGTCGACGTCGACGACGCGGACGAGGAACTCGGCTGGCAGGAGCGCGCGCTCTGCGCCCAGACCGATCCCGAGTCCTTCTTCCCCGAGAAGGGCGGATCCACCCGCGAGGCCAAGAAGGTCTGCCTCGCCTGCGAGGTCCGCTCCGAATGTCTCGAGTACGCCCTCGCGAACGACGAGAGATTCGGCATCTGGGGCGGCCTGTCCGAGCGCGAGCGTCGCCGACTGAAGAAAGCCGCGGTCTGA